A region from the Desulfoglaeba alkanexedens ALDC genome encodes:
- a CDS encoding M24 family metallopeptidase, whose product MFQVPKEEIANRLVAFQAALVQHRIDAAVIRQNTDLYYLTGTVQDAHLIVPASGSPCFLVRRDVRRAEEQSPIRPVVPLTSIKELPDHLDRACGSRPPRTLGMELDVLPASTFFFYDEKVFPKDRIVDVGTLLRQVRMIKSDWEIEMMRRAAVISDAVARAVPEFLREGVSELELCIELEAVARKAGHLGFSRVRTFNLEIYFGHILSGPEAATSSYADSPTGGPGVSPALGQGSGTRVIGRGDLVSVDTMVNHHGYLNDQTRNFALEAPPAELADAHRLSLELHAWLREAARPGAVTGELYREALEWAASRPLSQYFMGSEDASRVSFLAHGLGLEVDEFPFIARGQKTMLREGMTFAFEPKYIIPGIGIAGIENTYRVTARGLESLNLSGEQLVVVQTGPASGRSGATGGQRSAARPPGE is encoded by the coding sequence ATGTTTCAGGTGCCCAAGGAAGAAATCGCGAATCGGCTGGTGGCCTTTCAGGCGGCCCTGGTACAGCATCGAATCGATGCGGCCGTGATACGCCAGAACACGGATCTCTACTACCTGACGGGCACCGTCCAAGACGCCCACCTGATCGTTCCCGCATCGGGTTCCCCGTGTTTCCTGGTTCGACGCGACGTCCGGAGAGCCGAAGAGCAGTCGCCCATCCGCCCAGTGGTGCCTCTTACGAGCATCAAGGAGCTGCCGGATCACCTGGACCGGGCCTGCGGCAGCCGGCCGCCCCGAACCCTCGGCATGGAACTGGATGTGCTTCCGGCTTCCACGTTCTTTTTCTACGACGAAAAGGTCTTCCCCAAGGATCGGATCGTAGACGTGGGGACGCTGCTGCGGCAGGTGCGGATGATCAAATCGGACTGGGAAATCGAAATGATGCGCCGGGCGGCCGTGATTTCCGACGCGGTGGCTCGAGCCGTTCCGGAGTTCCTGCGGGAAGGCGTCAGTGAACTGGAACTGTGCATCGAACTGGAGGCGGTCGCCCGAAAGGCGGGGCACTTGGGCTTTTCACGGGTGCGGACCTTCAATCTGGAAATTTATTTCGGGCACATTCTCTCCGGCCCCGAAGCCGCAACATCGTCCTATGCCGACTCCCCCACCGGCGGCCCCGGCGTCAGTCCCGCGCTCGGCCAGGGTTCGGGAACCCGGGTGATCGGACGGGGCGATCTGGTGAGCGTGGACACCATGGTGAACCACCACGGCTACCTTAATGACCAGACACGCAACTTCGCCTTGGAAGCCCCACCCGCGGAACTCGCGGACGCCCACCGCCTGTCTCTGGAACTCCACGCATGGCTGCGGGAAGCAGCCCGGCCCGGCGCCGTCACAGGAGAACTGTACCGGGAAGCACTGGAATGGGCCGCGTCCCGACCGCTTTCGCAGTATTTCATGGGGAGCGAAGACGCGTCGCGGGTCTCCTTCCTGGCCCACGGGCTCGGCCTGGAGGTGGATGAGTTTCCTTTCATCGCCCGGGGGCAGAAGACGATGCTTCGTGAAGGGATGACCTTCGCCTTCGAACCCAAATACATCATTCCCGGGATAGGGATCGCCGGTATTGAAAACACCTACCGGGTGACGGCGCGGGGACTGGAATCCCTGAACCTGAGCGGCGAGCAACTGGTCGTCGTGCAGACCGGTCCGGCTTCCGGCCGGAGCGGCGCCACCGGCGGACAGCGGTCCGCGGCACGTCCCCCGGGCGAGTGA
- a CDS encoding HAD family hydrolase, whose translation MACAPRLPDAVIFDFDGVLVDSEPYHYRAFQEVLAPLGLGHSYATYVDRYIGYDDRDALREIFRDAGRDLDPPTLRALIAAKQKAFQTIVSAGVKAFPGVHPLIRSLLGEKIPLAIASGSTRQEIASMLDALGLHDAFPVIVTADDVERSKPDPQTYLLAVCRLKSHNRRPDLRPEACAVIEDTPEGIRAARDAGLSVIAVGHSHPVETLREAHLTVPALADIDFRTLELVLERRTA comes from the coding sequence TTGGCCTGCGCCCCGAGACTTCCCGATGCGGTGATCTTCGACTTCGACGGTGTCCTCGTCGATTCGGAACCGTACCACTACCGGGCCTTCCAGGAAGTGCTTGCACCCCTCGGCCTGGGCCATTCTTACGCAACCTACGTGGACCGTTACATCGGCTACGACGATCGGGACGCCCTCCGGGAGATATTTCGCGATGCGGGAAGAGACCTGGACCCACCCACCCTTCGCGCCCTCATTGCGGCAAAGCAAAAGGCCTTCCAGACCATCGTCTCGGCCGGGGTCAAGGCCTTTCCCGGCGTGCATCCGTTGATTCGAAGCCTTCTAGGCGAGAAGATCCCCCTCGCCATCGCTTCCGGTTCGACCCGGCAGGAAATCGCCTCGATGCTGGACGCCCTGGGATTGCACGACGCCTTCCCCGTCATCGTCACCGCCGACGATGTGGAAAGGAGCAAGCCCGATCCGCAGACCTATCTTCTGGCGGTCTGCAGACTCAAGAGCCACAACCGCCGACCCGACCTCAGGCCCGAAGCCTGCGCGGTCATCGAGGACACGCCGGAAGGTATTCGGGCGGCCCGAGACGCCGGCCTCTCGGTGATCGCGGTCGGTCATTCTCATCCCGTGGAAACCCTTCGTGAGGCGCACCTGACCGTGCCGGCGCTCGCCGACATTGATTTCCGAACGCTGGAACTGGTTTTGGAACGGAGGACCGCATGA
- a CDS encoding 1-acyl-sn-glycerol-3-phosphate acyltransferase has protein sequence MMKNWLQRVKESLVGACNGGEFSLAEDPYGQTLPERPRFLFRRLFERLVSKTSMPEDQQRQLENLGQQGTVVYAIKYRSQLDMVYAALRLYQLGLPTPTVTFDLRPYFWQGRWYGLKLMVHHFLKHFTRKGVPDPYGDGYYRRKIVENHAGIFFLLGEKGYYQRTVLVRHDPLEHLLDIQKDLDRPIYVVPLVLLYSRDPGRQRRGFWEIVLGNPEKPSFLRKIVSFIRSYANAVMEVGEPLNLREVLPELSEDRWERRKQIFQLRRSLIDATNEIRRAIVGPQIKSKLELKEIILHHPRLEAFMQRRARARGEELWKIRKEADGYLDEIAADYSYTLIQLGERVLTWMWNNLFDGIDVDVESLHRVKRSARHSTLVYVPCHKSHIDYLILSYVLLRNNLYSPFIAAGNNLAFWPLGPIFRRGGAFFIRRAFNGARFYSEVFSLYVKTMVQLGHNIEFFIEGGRSRTGKMVLPKLGLLAILIQAVEEGFCDDLVFVPTSICYDRIPEEEVYVEEISGGSKRAESIAQLVKARRFLKRRYGRVYVRFAEPMALQRYLERHRYDLKNLSSKMRHAMYRDFAYRIINSINQESLVTPHALVAAAFLSTTRRGVSKAELLGTCKAFMAYLEQRGIGFSRTFKSCEAVIDDTLRDLERSKTVSKLKAEDDDLEEEVFTMEDAKRLALEYYKNNIIHFLLPAAFVSTSILAQETFRFSLSQVLEDLAFMKDFFKYEFVYDMDLRDHQLAQDVLNVFEALGWIRHQEPREDYHYMMTHSGLHAAQAFRGLIRDYFEAYWVVLRSTRYLQKRSYTEKDFLKKIMDMGQKALKLELIQSPESISKITYANAIKYYLEKGIIAKSVDEGKKKDKVQERYQDAGDRRIIQMYSKQIARLLRAPHLALQ, from the coding sequence ATGATGAAAAACTGGCTCCAGAGAGTCAAGGAGAGTCTGGTAGGAGCGTGCAATGGCGGCGAGTTCTCGCTGGCGGAGGATCCTTACGGGCAGACGCTTCCTGAGCGGCCCCGGTTTCTTTTTCGCCGGCTGTTCGAGCGGCTCGTCAGCAAGACGTCCATGCCCGAAGATCAGCAGCGGCAGCTGGAGAACCTGGGGCAGCAGGGAACGGTGGTCTATGCCATCAAGTACCGGTCCCAGCTGGACATGGTCTACGCCGCCCTGCGGCTCTACCAGCTGGGACTGCCCACCCCCACCGTCACCTTCGACCTCAGGCCCTACTTCTGGCAGGGGCGCTGGTACGGTCTGAAACTCATGGTGCACCATTTCCTTAAGCATTTCACCCGGAAAGGGGTGCCCGATCCCTACGGGGACGGCTACTACAGGCGCAAGATCGTGGAAAACCATGCCGGGATTTTTTTCCTGCTGGGAGAGAAAGGCTACTACCAGCGAACGGTCCTGGTACGGCACGACCCGCTGGAACACCTGCTGGACATTCAAAAGGATCTGGACCGCCCGATCTACGTCGTTCCCCTGGTCCTGCTCTATTCCCGGGATCCGGGGCGCCAGCGGCGCGGTTTCTGGGAAATCGTCCTGGGAAATCCTGAAAAGCCGAGCTTCCTCCGGAAGATCGTTTCCTTCATCCGAAGCTACGCCAACGCCGTCATGGAAGTGGGCGAACCGCTCAATCTCAGGGAAGTGCTTCCCGAGCTTTCCGAGGATCGCTGGGAGAGAAGAAAACAAATTTTTCAGCTGCGCCGAAGCCTCATCGACGCCACCAACGAAATCCGCCGTGCCATCGTGGGCCCCCAAATCAAGAGCAAGCTGGAACTCAAGGAGATCATCCTCCATCATCCGCGCCTGGAGGCTTTTATGCAGCGACGGGCGCGGGCCAGAGGGGAGGAACTCTGGAAAATCCGCAAGGAGGCGGACGGCTACTTGGACGAAATCGCCGCCGATTACAGCTACACCCTGATCCAGCTGGGCGAACGCGTGCTCACCTGGATGTGGAACAACCTGTTCGACGGAATCGACGTGGACGTGGAAAGCCTTCACCGGGTGAAGCGATCCGCCCGGCACAGCACGCTGGTCTACGTGCCGTGCCATAAGAGCCACATCGACTACCTCATCCTTTCCTACGTCCTTTTGCGCAACAACCTCTATTCGCCTTTTATCGCCGCGGGAAATAACCTCGCCTTCTGGCCCCTCGGGCCCATCTTCCGGCGGGGCGGAGCTTTCTTCATCCGCCGGGCGTTCAATGGCGCCCGTTTCTACTCGGAAGTCTTCTCCCTCTACGTCAAGACCATGGTGCAGCTGGGGCACAATATCGAGTTCTTCATCGAGGGCGGTAGAAGCCGCACCGGAAAGATGGTGCTTCCCAAGCTGGGGCTGCTCGCCATCCTGATCCAGGCGGTGGAAGAAGGCTTCTGCGACGACCTGGTCTTCGTTCCGACCTCCATCTGCTACGACCGGATTCCGGAAGAGGAAGTGTACGTCGAGGAGATTTCCGGGGGGAGCAAGAGAGCCGAAAGCATTGCCCAGTTGGTAAAGGCGCGGCGTTTCCTCAAGCGGCGTTACGGGCGCGTCTATGTCCGGTTTGCAGAACCCATGGCCCTCCAGCGATACCTGGAGCGGCACCGTTACGACCTGAAAAACCTCAGTTCCAAGATGCGCCATGCCATGTATCGGGACTTCGCCTACCGGATCATCAACAGCATCAACCAAGAATCGCTGGTCACCCCGCACGCGCTGGTAGCCGCAGCGTTCCTTTCCACGACGCGCCGCGGCGTGTCCAAGGCCGAGCTGCTCGGGACCTGCAAAGCGTTCATGGCTTACCTGGAACAGCGGGGGATCGGCTTTTCCAGGACCTTCAAGAGCTGTGAAGCGGTCATCGACGACACGCTTCGCGACCTGGAACGCAGTAAAACCGTGTCCAAGCTGAAAGCCGAAGACGACGATCTCGAGGAAGAAGTCTTCACCATGGAGGACGCCAAGCGTCTCGCGCTCGAATACTACAAGAACAACATCATTCATTTCCTCCTGCCCGCCGCGTTCGTATCCACCTCCATCCTGGCCCAGGAAACCTTCCGTTTCAGTCTGAGCCAGGTGCTGGAAGACCTGGCGTTCATGAAGGATTTCTTCAAGTACGAGTTCGTCTACGACATGGATCTGCGCGACCATCAGCTGGCTCAGGACGTGCTCAACGTGTTCGAGGCTCTGGGGTGGATCCGCCACCAGGAACCCCGGGAAGACTACCACTACATGATGACGCACAGCGGTCTTCATGCCGCCCAGGCCTTCAGGGGGCTGATCCGCGACTACTTCGAAGCCTACTGGGTGGTCTTACGGTCCACACGTTACCTGCAGAAGCGTTCCTACACGGAAAAGGATTTTCTCAAGAAGATCATGGATATGGGCCAGAAAGCACTGAAACTGGAACTGATTCAGAGCCCGGAATCCATTTCGAAGATCACCTACGCCAACGCCATCAAGTACTACCTGGAAAAGGGAATAATCGCCAAATCGGTGGACGAGGGAAAGAAAAAGGACAAGGTCCAGGAGCGCTACCAAGACGCGGGAGATCGCCGGATCATCCAGATGTACAGCAAGCAGATCGCCCGGCTCCTGAGGGCTCCTCACCTGGCGCTGCAGTAG